A single Nostoc sp. PCC 7107 DNA region contains:
- a CDS encoding aldo/keto reductase: MSNSITLLTTKLGQTGLTVSRLCLGTMTFGLQTDEETSRRILDTAAEAGINFLDTADVYPLGGGLATAGRTEEIIGRWLKGKREHFILATKAVGRVGPAPWDQGASRKHILDAIDASLRRLGTDYVDLYQLHSDDASTPLDETLEALDTVVRAGKVRYIGVSNFLAYRLARALGRAEVRNLTRFVSIQPRYNLLFREIERELLPLAQEEGLGVIPYNPLAGGLLTGKHNLAQGPTEGTRFTLGTAAERYQERYWRDREFNTVEELRTVAEFAGLSLTTLAVAWVLANPIITAPIIGASRPEQLADTLKATEVKLDDNLKQKLDDITAEYRKGDSLR; this comes from the coding sequence ATGAGCAATTCTATAACGTTGCTAACTACCAAACTCGGTCAAACTGGATTAACTGTTTCTCGCCTCTGTCTCGGTACAATGACCTTCGGGTTGCAGACAGATGAAGAAACTTCTAGGCGTATCCTCGATACTGCGGCTGAAGCTGGTATCAATTTTCTCGATACAGCCGATGTTTATCCGCTTGGCGGAGGTTTAGCTACCGCTGGACGCACCGAAGAAATTATTGGGCGTTGGCTCAAAGGCAAACGCGAACATTTTATCTTAGCTACTAAGGCTGTAGGCCGGGTTGGCCCTGCGCCTTGGGATCAAGGTGCTTCTCGCAAACATATTTTAGATGCGATCGATGCTTCCCTCAGAAGATTGGGAACTGATTATGTTGACTTGTACCAATTACATTCTGATGATGCTTCAACTCCTCTAGATGAAACTCTAGAAGCATTGGATACTGTAGTTCGTGCTGGTAAGGTACGTTATATCGGGGTTTCTAATTTCTTAGCTTATCGACTCGCCCGTGCCTTGGGTCGCGCCGAGGTGCGAAATTTGACTCGTTTTGTTTCCATTCAACCCCGCTACAATTTGTTATTCCGCGAGATTGAGCGAGAACTTTTGCCCCTAGCACAAGAAGAAGGATTGGGTGTAATTCCTTACAATCCCTTGGCAGGTGGTTTACTGACTGGTAAACATAACCTTGCTCAAGGCCCTACGGAAGGTACACGTTTTACTCTGGGGACTGCGGCGGAACGTTATCAAGAACGTTATTGGCGCGATCGCGAGTTTAATACTGTTGAGGAATTACGTACAGTTGCAGAATTCGCTGGATTGTCACTCACTACCCTAGCAGTAGCTTGGGTGCTGGCTAATCCAATTATTACTGCTCCCATTATTGGTGCTAGCCGTCCAGAACAACTTGCTGACACACTCAAAGCCACAGAAGTAAAACTCGACGACAATTTAAAACAAAAGCTAGACGACATCACTGCCGAATACCGCAAGGGTGATTCTCTGCGTTAG
- a CDS encoding sulfite exporter TauE/SafE family protein, with product MRNIWAFIWGAVVAILGGLIGLGGAEFRLPVLVSVFNYRTLQAIIINLIVSLVTVTFSFIFRSGVIGLENVLANLTVIINILAGSLIGSYIGVNYATRINERTLNKVVVVFLFFLSFVLIGHNFIFSFQSWQLPDLLRIGIGFVAGIVIGIFSSMLGVAGGELIIPTIILVFAIDIKLAGSLSLAISIPTIMMGLLKYRSQGRLDEVKSEQSFIVSMASGSILGAFIGSNLLRYVASSWLYVILGVILFLSALKLARHKPSA from the coding sequence ATGCGGAATATTTGGGCGTTTATCTGGGGTGCTGTCGTCGCAATTCTTGGTGGACTAATCGGTTTAGGTGGTGCAGAGTTTCGCTTACCAGTTTTAGTCAGTGTTTTCAACTATCGAACCCTACAGGCAATTATTATCAATCTCATTGTGAGCCTCGTCACTGTTACCTTTTCATTCATTTTTCGGAGTGGTGTTATTGGTCTTGAGAATGTTTTGGCAAACCTGACAGTAATTATTAATATTCTCGCAGGCTCTCTGATTGGTTCTTATATTGGGGTTAACTATGCAACCCGAATCAACGAACGAACATTAAATAAGGTTGTTGTTGTTTTTCTATTTTTCCTGAGCTTTGTACTGATTGGGCATAATTTCATTTTCAGTTTTCAGAGTTGGCAACTGCCAGACTTACTGAGAATCGGTATAGGCTTTGTAGCGGGAATTGTGATTGGGATATTTAGCAGTATGCTTGGTGTCGCAGGTGGTGAGTTAATTATTCCTACGATCATTTTGGTGTTTGCAATTGATATCAAATTAGCAGGAAGCTTAAGCCTTGCAATCAGCATTCCCACAATCATGATGGGTCTATTGAAATATAGAAGTCAGGGACGGCTTGACGAAGTTAAATCAGAGCAAAGTTTCATTGTTTCAATGGCATCTGGTTCGATACTAGGAGCATTTATTGGCAGCAACCTTTTGAGGTATGTAGCAAGTTCTTGGTTGTATGTAATTTTGGGTGTGATTCTATTTTTATCGGCTTTGAAGTTAGCAAGGCATAAGCCATCTGCATAA
- a CDS encoding dienelactone hydrolase family protein → MAIERRSGLLPYLFSAVAEDANKPAPLVVFLHGARDRGNDLNVLLKWGLPRYVNESSPLPYFFLAPQLPEGQTWVERESDVIALLDNFIASRPIDPSRVILSGFSLGTAGAWHIAASHPGRFAGLVAVSGRVPKTLEISQLAALKEIPIQIFQGAKDEKLSVEDTQQIVDTLRGLGGTVDFTVLPEGDHFIADEVYTDLKLQQWFVSQSRRQASVVASS, encoded by the coding sequence ATGGCTATTGAACGTCGTTCTGGTTTATTGCCTTATCTGTTCTCGGCTGTTGCTGAAGATGCTAACAAACCTGCGCCTCTGGTGGTGTTTTTGCATGGCGCGCGCGATCGCGGCAATGATTTAAATGTGCTGCTAAAGTGGGGTTTACCTCGTTATGTGAATGAATCAAGCCCCTTACCTTATTTCTTTTTAGCACCCCAACTTCCCGAAGGGCAGACTTGGGTAGAGCGAGAATCAGATGTAATCGCTTTGTTGGATAATTTTATCGCCTCCCGGCCTATCGATCCGTCCCGTGTCATTTTATCTGGGTTCAGCTTAGGTACGGCTGGAGCATGGCACATTGCTGCTTCTCATCCTGGTCGCTTCGCTGGTCTGGTAGCGGTGTCTGGTCGTGTACCCAAGACGTTAGAAATCAGCCAGCTAGCTGCACTCAAGGAAATTCCGATCCAAATATTCCAAGGTGCTAAGGACGAAAAACTTTCAGTTGAAGATACACAGCAGATTGTCGATACCTTGCGCGGATTGGGGGGAACTGTAGATTTTACTGTACTGCCTGAAGGCGATCATTTTATTGCCGATGAAGTTTACACTGATTTGAAATTGCAACAGTGGTTTGTTTCTCAGAGTCGTCGTCAGGCTTCTGTAGTAGCATCGAGCTAA
- a CDS encoding RNA-guided endonuclease TnpB family protein, producing MTFRLYPNEKTELILRYHRKLHKDLYNAAVNNRFNQYKIYNHKVDYFEQQNCLPAFKDVWVEYKELPSHALQATLKRVDFAFERWFKGLGKRPRFKSIRHYSGWTYPDCAGFKVESEGENGYLNLSKIGRIQMRGQALGWGKSTTCTIVYRNSKWYASITVDVLDQALKPKVLPVGAIGIDLGCKAALSITDGENHQQIDAPKFLRNAEQKIKKASKEKRRKRAPNRNKKIKASRRYKKAQSKVTKLVRKVGNQRQNWVHQVAAEIVSGNSFVATEKLEVKNMTSKAKKGKRKKQKAGLNKSILDVAFGMLRNTIKYKVEQIGGVFVEVPTKKVKPSQTCPKCGHQHKKTLDIRVHNCVVCGYVQDRDIAAAEVMLYWSKGTLPGLGTSLVVAESPSSPTSTGKRKQSGSMRQLGAKKRQKSTEKLAKNELGDVETHSSGEANCG from the coding sequence ATGACTTTTCGGTTATACCCAAACGAGAAAACTGAATTAATTTTGCGGTATCACCGAAAGCTCCACAAGGACTTGTACAATGCCGCAGTAAATAACAGATTTAACCAGTACAAAATCTATAATCACAAAGTTGATTATTTTGAGCAACAGAATTGTTTGCCAGCATTTAAAGATGTTTGGGTAGAGTACAAAGAACTTCCCAGCCATGCACTGCAAGCAACATTAAAACGTGTTGATTTTGCATTTGAGCGTTGGTTTAAAGGGCTAGGTAAGCGTCCGAGATTTAAGTCAATTAGACATTATTCAGGATGGACTTATCCAGACTGTGCAGGTTTTAAAGTAGAATCTGAAGGCGAAAACGGATATCTCAATCTGTCTAAAATTGGACGTATTCAGATGCGGGGGCAGGCTTTGGGTTGGGGTAAATCAACTACTTGCACTATCGTTTATCGCAATAGTAAATGGTACGCATCTATTACTGTTGATGTGCTAGACCAAGCATTAAAGCCTAAAGTTCTACCAGTTGGTGCAATTGGTATTGACTTAGGTTGTAAAGCAGCATTATCAATTACGGATGGAGAGAATCATCAACAAATCGATGCTCCTAAGTTTTTGAGAAATGCTGAACAGAAAATCAAAAAAGCTTCTAAGGAGAAGAGGCGTAAACGCGCACCAAATAGAAACAAAAAAATTAAAGCTTCTAGACGATATAAAAAAGCCCAATCAAAGGTTACTAAGCTAGTTCGTAAAGTTGGTAATCAAAGACAAAACTGGGTACATCAAGTAGCAGCAGAAATTGTAAGCGGTAATAGCTTCGTTGCGACTGAAAAACTAGAAGTAAAAAACATGACTAGTAAAGCAAAGAAAGGCAAGCGTAAAAAGCAAAAAGCAGGACTGAATAAGTCAATACTAGATGTTGCTTTTGGAATGCTTCGCAATACCATCAAGTACAAAGTTGAGCAAATTGGTGGTGTATTTGTAGAAGTTCCAACGAAGAAAGTAAAGCCTAGTCAAACCTGTCCGAAGTGTGGTCATCAACATAAAAAAACTCTTGATATTCGAGTTCATAATTGTGTTGTTTGCGGATACGTGCAGGATAGGGATATTGCTGCTGCCGAAGTAATGCTTTATTGGTCTAAAGGTACTCTACCGGGGTTAGGAACTAGCCTCGTAGTCGCAGAGTCGCCTAGCTCTCCCACATCTACTGGTAAGCGTAAGCAATCTGGATCGATGAGGCAACTAGGGGCGAAGAAGCGACAAAAATCTACAGAAAAACTCGCTAAAAACGAACTGGGGGATGTAGAAACCCACAGTTCAGGCGAAGCCAATTGTGGGTAG
- the tnpA gene encoding IS200/IS605 family transposase produces the protein MLSRKGSHAVFSIHLHFVFITKYRKKVITAPILERMHEIFANICIKTNCILVEFSGEEDHVHLLVDYHPDNNISDFTSSLKSASSRVIRKEFKEHIEKFYWKPLFWSSSYYVASSGGAPIDQLRQYIKEQDAPTE, from the coding sequence ATGCTTTCTCGTAAAGGGTCACACGCTGTTTTTTCTATTCACTTACATTTCGTTTTTATTACTAAGTATCGTAAAAAAGTAATTACCGCACCAATCCTTGAGAGGATGCACGAGATTTTTGCAAATATTTGCATTAAAACTAATTGCATTTTGGTTGAATTCTCAGGTGAAGAAGACCATGTACATTTACTGGTGGACTATCACCCAGACAACAATATTTCTGACTTTACCTCTAGTTTAAAATCTGCTAGTAGTAGGGTCATTCGTAAAGAATTTAAGGAGCATATTGAAAAGTTTTACTGGAAACCTTTGTTTTGGTCTAGCTCGTATTATGTAGCGTCAAGTGGCGGCGCACCGATTGATCAACTTAGGCAATATATTAAAGAGCAAGATGCACCGACCGAATAA
- a CDS encoding LLM class flavin-dependent oxidoreductase produces the protein MSKTRKFRLGAFIQATGHHVSAWRHPDAQIDAGFNFEHYKEITQIAERGLFDAVFLADSPGVWGGSPETQKRNGKLVHFEPVTLFSALSAVTKNIGFIATASTTYEEPYTLARKFASLDHLSNGRAGWNVVTTGNENAAANFGLEHHPEHSQRYERAEEFVAVVKGLWDSWDDDAFIRDRESGVYFDPNKLHILNHKGKHFSVRGPLNVGRPPQGYPVIVQAGASEVGRDLAARTAEVIFTANQTLADAQEFYADVKGRLAKYGRSPDDLKIMPGAFPIIGSTEEKAQEKYEFIQSLIHPDVAWGILKNYYKGVDLSKYSFDDLAPELPSDTNNNKSRLKLVKDLATRGTLTLRQLYLALATARGHRTIIGTPESIADQLEEWFNNGAADGFNIMPPILPTALDDFVNLVVPILQKRGLFRTEYEGSTLRENLGLRRPDNQFVVQQVDKKLVLA, from the coding sequence ATGAGCAAAACACGCAAATTTCGTTTAGGTGCATTTATTCAAGCTACTGGTCATCATGTTTCAGCCTGGCGACATCCTGACGCACAAATAGACGCGGGTTTTAATTTTGAGCATTACAAAGAAATTACCCAAATTGCTGAACGTGGTTTATTTGATGCCGTGTTTTTGGCTGATAGTCCAGGGGTTTGGGGAGGCTCACCAGAAACGCAAAAACGTAATGGTAAGCTTGTCCATTTTGAGCCTGTCACGCTCTTTTCGGCGTTGTCTGCTGTCACAAAAAATATCGGCTTTATTGCTACCGCCTCAACTACCTACGAAGAACCTTATACCCTAGCTCGTAAGTTCGCATCATTGGATCACTTGAGTAATGGCAGAGCAGGTTGGAATGTCGTTACTACAGGTAATGAAAACGCCGCAGCTAACTTTGGACTAGAACATCATCCAGAACATAGCCAGCGTTATGAACGCGCCGAAGAATTTGTAGCAGTGGTAAAAGGATTATGGGATAGTTGGGATGATGATGCCTTCATCCGCGACAGAGAATCTGGTGTCTATTTCGATCCCAATAAACTGCATATCCTTAACCACAAGGGTAAACATTTCTCTGTCAGAGGCCCTTTAAACGTCGGTCGTCCACCCCAAGGCTACCCAGTGATTGTGCAGGCTGGAGCTTCTGAAGTTGGAAGAGACTTGGCAGCGCGTACTGCTGAGGTAATTTTCACTGCTAATCAAACCCTAGCTGATGCCCAGGAATTTTATGCTGATGTTAAAGGCAGACTAGCAAAATATGGCCGTTCTCCAGACGATCTCAAGATTATGCCTGGTGCTTTCCCCATCATTGGCAGCACAGAGGAAAAAGCTCAAGAAAAGTATGAATTTATTCAATCCTTGATTCATCCTGATGTGGCTTGGGGGATTTTAAAGAACTATTACAAAGGTGTGGATCTATCAAAATATTCCTTTGACGATCTAGCTCCTGAACTACCCAGCGACACTAACAATAACAAGAGTCGTCTCAAACTGGTCAAGGATTTAGCTACTCGTGGGACTTTGACTCTGCGTCAGTTGTATCTGGCTTTGGCTACTGCACGAGGTCATCGCACTATCATTGGTACTCCCGAAAGCATTGCTGACCAGTTAGAAGAATGGTTCAACAACGGTGCAGCAGATGGTTTTAATATCATGCCACCTATTTTGCCTACAGCGTTGGATGACTTTGTGAATTTGGTCGTTCCTATCCTCCAGAAACGCGGACTTTTCCGTACTGAATATGAAGGCAGTACCTTACGGGAAAACCTGGGACTGCGTCGTCCAGATAATCAATTTGTCGTTCAACAAGTAGATAAAAAATTGGTGTTGGCGTAA